A portion of the Limanda limanda chromosome 3, fLimLim1.1, whole genome shotgun sequence genome contains these proteins:
- the hk1 gene encoding hexokinase-1, giving the protein MIAAQLLAYYFTELKDDQVKKIDKYLYSMRFSDETLVEITQRFKRELAKGLGRDTNPTAALKMLPTFVRSIPDGSEKGDFIALDLGGSNFRILRVKVSHEKKQTVLMESQIYDTPEDIVHGSGTRLFDHVAECLGDFMEKQHIKDKKLPVGFTFSFPCQQTKLDEGYLITWTKRFKAGGVEGMDVVKLLTKAIKKRGDYEADIMAVVNDTVGTMMTCGFDDQRCEVGIIIGTGTNACYMEELRHIDQVEGDEGRMCVNTEWGAFGDDGRLEDIRTEFDREIDRGSLNPGKQLFEKMVSGMYMGELVRLILVKMAREGLLFEGRITPELLTKETVTTKHVSAIEKSKEGLSKSREILTKLGVEPSHEDCIAVQHVCTIVSFRSANLIAATLAAILMRLKENKGVARLRTTVGIDGSLYKMHPQYARRLHKTVRRLVSDSDIRFLLSESGSGKGAAMVTAVASRLADQSRQITETLSEFRLTNDQLLEVKKRMRTEMQNGLSKSTQDSATVKMLPTFVQSTPDGTEHGDFLALDLGGTNFRVLLVKIRSGKRRTVEMHNKIYAIPLEVMQGTGEELFDHIVQCISDFLDYMGMKNTRLPLGFTFSFPCRQTSLDAGILVTWTKGFKATDCEGEDVVGLLREAIKRREEFDLDVVAVVNDTVGTMMTCAYEESTCEIGLIAGTGSNACYMEEMRNIETVEGDEGQMCVNMEWGGFGDNGCLDDIRTEYDRTVDDLSLNPGKQRYEKMCSGMYLGEIVRNILIDMTKKGFLFRGQISETLKTRGIFETKFLSQIESDRLALLQVRSILQHLGLDGSCDDSIIVKEVCGVVSHRAAQICGAGMAAVVDKIRENRGLDHLKITVGVDGTLYKLHPHFSQIMHQTVNELAPRCDVNFLLSEDGSGKGAALITAVGCRMRQELNSK; this is encoded by the exons ATCGATAAGTACCTGTACTCCATGCGTTTCTCTGACGAGACGTTGGTGGAAATCACGCAGCGTTTCAAGAGGGAGCTGGCCAAAGGACTGGGTCGGGACACCAACCCCACCGCTGCACTGAAGATGCTGCCTACGTTTGTGCGATCGATCCCCGACGGCTCAG AGAAAGGTGACTTCATTGCGTTGGACCTGGGAGGCAGCAACTTCCGGATCCTCCGCGTGAAAGTGAGCCACGAGAAGAAACAGACAGTTCTGATGGAGAGTCAGATCTACGACACACCAGAGGACATCGTTCATGGAAGTGGAACAAGG cTGTTCGACCATGTGGCAGAATGTCTCGGTGACTTCatggaaaaacaacacatcaaaGATAAGAAACTCCCAGTGGgtttcaccttctccttccCCTGCCAGCAGACCAAACTAGATGAG GGTTATCTGATAACATGGACAAAGCGTTTCAAGGCAGGTGGAGTGGAGGGGATGGATGTTGTCAAGCTGCTCACCAAAGCCATTAAGAAACGAGGG GACTATGAGGCTGACATCATGGCTGTAGTTAACGATACAGTTGGAACGATGATGACCTGTGGTTTCGATGATCAACGCTGTGAAGTCGGCATCATCATCG gcaCAGGCACCAATGCGTGCTACATGGAGGAGCTGCGCCACATCGACCAGGTGGAGGGAGACGAGGGCAGGATGTGTGTGAACACTGAGTGGGGGGCGTTCGGAGACGACGGCAGACTGGAAGACATCAGGACCGAGTTTGACAGAGAGATAGACCGAGGCTCTCTCAACCCCGGCAAACAGCT ATTTGAGAAGATGGTCAGTGGTATGTACATGGGGGAGCTGGTGCGTCTCATTCTGGTGAAGATGGCCAGAGAGGGTCTGCTGTTCGAGGGGAGGATCACCCCTGAGCTGCTCACTAAAGAGACGGTTACGACCAAACACGTCTCAGCCATAGAGAA GAGTAAGGAAGGACTGAGCAAATCCAGAGAGATTTTAACCAAACTTGGTGTGGAGCCGTCACATGAGGACTGTATCGCTGTGCAGCAT GTTTGCACCATTGTGTCTTTCCGCTCGGCCAACCTTATAGCTGCAACGCTGGCCGCCATCCTAATGAGgctaaaggaaaacaaaggtgTGGCACGCCTTCGAACCACCGTAGGCATTGACGGATCGCTCTACAAGATGCACCCACA GTACGCCCGCCGTCTCCATAAGACAGTCCGTCGTTTGGTGTCGGACTCTGACATCCGATTCCTATTATCCGAGAGCGGCAGTGGAAAGGGGGCTGCCATGGTGACAGCTGTGGCCTCCAGACTCGCTGACCAATCACGACAAATCACCGAAACGCTGTCCGAATTCCGCCTGACGAACGACCAGCTGttggag GTAAAGAAACGAATGAGGACAGAGATGCAAAATGGCCTTTCCAAGAGCACTCAGGACTCTGCAACGGTCAAAATGCTGCCGACCTTCGTACAAAGCACTCCCGATGGCACAG AGCATGGTGACTTCCTGGCTTTGGATTTGGGAGGAACCAACTTCAGGGTTCTGTTGGTCAAGATTCGTTCTGGCAAGAGGAGAACGGTGGAGATGCACAACAAGATTTACGCTATCCCTCTGGAGGTGATGCAAGgcacaggagaggag TTGTTTGATCACATTGTGCAGTGCATCAGTGATTTCCTGGACTACATGGGGATGAAGAACACTCGTCTTCCTCTGGGCTTCACCTTCTCGTTCCCCTGCAGACAGACCAGCCTCGACGCT ggcATCCTGGTGACATGGACCAAAGGCTTCAAGGCGACAGACTGTGAAGGAGAGGATGTGGTGGGACTGTTGAGGGAGGCCATCAAGAGGAGAGAG gAGTTTGACCTGGATGTCGTGGCTGTGGTGAACGATACCGTGGGAACGATGATGACTTGTGCCTATGAAGAATCCACCTGTGAGATCGGACTCATTGCTG GCACTGGGAGTAATGCGTGttacatggaggagatgaggaacaTCGAGACAGTCGAGGGTGATGAGGGACAGATGTGTGTCAACATGGAGTGGGGGGGTTTCGGAGACAACGGATGCCTTGACGACATCAGGACAGAGTATGACCGCACTGTGGATGACCTCTCGCTCAACCCGGGCAAACAAAG ATATGAGAAAATGTGTAGCGGCATGTACCTCGGTGAAATTGTGCGAAACATCCTCATCGACATGACCAAGAAAGGATTCCTGTTCAGAGGACAGATTTCTGAGACACTGAAGACCAGAGGCATCTTTGAAACAAAGTTCCTCTCTCAGATAGAGAG TGACAGACTGGCATTGCTGCAGGTCAGATCCATCCTGCAGCACTTAGGACTAGACGGCTCCTGTGATGACAGTATCATCGTCAAAGAG GTGTGTGGAGTAGTGTCTCATCGTGCAGCTCAGATATGCGGGGCAGGAATGGCTGCAGTGGTGGACAAGATCAGAGAGAACCGAGGACTGGACCATCTCAAGATCACTGTAGGGGTGGATGGGACACTCTACAAACTACACCCACA TTTTTCCCAGATCATGCACCAGACAGTGAATGAACTGGCTCCCCGGTGTGACGTCAACTTCCTGCTGTCTGAGGATGGGAGCGGGAAAGGAGCTGCCCTCATCACAGCCGTGGGCTGCCGGATGAGACAAGAGCTgaacagcaaataa